A portion of the Lolium rigidum isolate FL_2022 chromosome 1, APGP_CSIRO_Lrig_0.1, whole genome shotgun sequence genome contains these proteins:
- the LOC124661663 gene encoding germin-like protein 1-1, whose translation MGQTKQARNQFRSFPGANTLRVSMARIDYSPGGQNLPHTHPRATEIIYVTHGVLEVGFITTANKLFAKTVTVGEVFVFPLARARALPAERGHGPASVIAAFNSQLQGTQVIANTLFAATPPVPSDVLAKAFRVGNEDIDAVKAKFK comes from the coding sequence ATGGGCCAAACAAAACAAGCGCGGAACCAGTTCCGGTCATTCCCGGGGGCGAACACGCTGCGGGTCTCCATGGCGCGCATCGACTACTCGCCGGGAGGGCAGAACCTGCCGCACACCCACCCGCGCGCCACCGAGATCATCTACGTCACCCACGGCGTCCTCGAGGTGGGCTTTATCACCACGGCCAACAAGCTTTTCGCCAAGACCGTCACCGTCGGGGAGGTGTTCGTCTTCCCGCTCGCACGGGCTCGTGCACTTCCAGCAGAACGGGGGCACGGCCCTGCCTCCGTCATTGCCGCCTTCAACAGCCAGCTCCAGGGCACGCAGGTCATCGCCAACACTCTCTTCGCCGCCACGCCGCCGGTGCCCAGCGACGTGCTGGCCAAGGCATTCCGGGTCGGCAACGAAGACATCGACGCTGTCAAGGCCAAGTTCAAGTAG